The Ornithinimicrobium faecis region CGCCGTGCTCCCGAGCGACGGGTGCAATGACGAGCGCGACCGCACCGGTGGCCGCGCTGATCATGGCCGGACGGCCACCGACGAAGGCGATCGTGACCGCCATGATGAAGCTGGAGAACAGCCCCATGCGCGGATCGACCCCCGCGATCACCGAGAACGAGATCGCCTCCGGGATCAGCGCGAGAGCGACCACCAGTCCCCCGAGGACCTCGATGCGCAGGCGCCGAGGGTTGCGCAGCGCGGCCCGGGTCGACGTCTCACGCTCGCCGGCCTCGGGCACGACTGCCGTATGCCGATCAGAGGGCAGGGTGGACGGGTTCGACTCAGACACGTAGTTCCTCAGCTGAAAGGGCAGGATGCGACGAGGGCCGCCTGGTCGCGGACCGGGGCAACGGTCGCATCAGGGGGAGGCAGCACAACAGCGATGACGCGCACGTCATCGCTGCCCGCCACCAAGTCTAGCGGCGACGCGAGGAGACCTCGTGGCCCTGCCAGGTCAAGACGATTTTGCCGGTGGTGCCGCCCTGCTCACCGAGGGCGTGTGCCTCGGCGACCGATTCGATCGGGAAGGTGGCGGCCAGCTCGACGCGCAGGGCGCCCTCCTCGGCCAGGCGCACAATCTCGGTGAGGGAAGCATGGTCGCGCTCGACGAGCATGAGGGCCGTGGACACACCCGCCTGCTCCGCGGTGGTCGCCAGGTCGGGGTGCACATTGGCCGGTGTGATGGACACATAGCGTCCGCCGTTGCGCATCGTGGAGATGCTGCGTGGGCCGTAGTCATCTCCGATCGTGTCGAGCACGACGTCAATGTCGGACAGGTCTGCGCTGAAATCGGTGGTGCGGTAGTCGATGACCTCAGCAGCACCGAACCCGCGCACGATGTCGTGCTTGGCACGGCTCGCGGTCCCGATGACATGGGCACCGTGGTGCGCAGCGATCTGGACCGCCACGTGACCGACGCCACCGGCGGCCGCATGCACCAGCACCCGATCCCCGGACTGCACGCCCGCAACGTCCACCAGGGCCTGCCACGCGGTCAACCCGACCAACGGGAGAGCCGCGCCAGCCGCCGCGGCCATACTGGCCGGCCGCCGCACGAAGGTGCGGGGACTGGCCACGACATACTCCGAGTAGCCACCGCCGGCACCTGGGTAGGGCAGCATGCCGACGACCTCGTCGCCCGGCTGGAGGATCGCCACGCCGATTCCCACCTCCTCGACGATGCCGCTGACGTCCCACCCGAGCGTGAAGGGCGGGTCGCCAAGGAAGCGTCCACCAGCGCGATGCTTCCAGTCGGTCGGGTTGACACCAGATGCCTGCACTCGCACCAGGACCTCTGCTGGCCCCGGTGTGGGTCGCTCCGCCTCGACCAGCCGCATCACCTCCGGTCCGCCGAACGTGTCCTGGGTGACCTTGCGCATCATCTGCTGGCTCATGACTGCGAACCTATCCGGGAGCCCCAGGGACGACCGTGGCCGCCCGCTCAGAAGGGTGGTGGTGCATCGGGGTCGCGGGGCCAGGGGGTGGTGGGCCCGTCGTCGCCTGCCTCGGGTTCGCGGCCGCACGGTTCAGTGCCCCGCTCGCCCTGGTCGTCCTTCTCGCTGTCGGGGACTCGGTCGTCGGTGTCGTGGTGGCGTTGTGCTTCGGCACGCATGGTGTCGGGGTTCGGGTGGTACGTGCGGCGGCCGTTTTCGGGGGTGTGGGTCAGGGTGAGGGAGTGCCAGCCGGTGAACAGTTCGCTGAAGTCGTCGTCATCCTCAGCTTCGAGCTTCGCTCCGGCCGGCCGGTACGACAGCGCCTGATACACCGCGGCGTCGACAGCTGCGGCAGGGTCGGCGCCTGCGGTGATAGCTTCGTCGACTTGGTCGGTGGCTGCCGTCAACAGCTTGGTGTACTGGTTGTGGTCGTGGGCCTTGGTGGTGTAGATCCGCCCGAGCAGGGTAGTCCAGGTGACGTCCCTGTTGGCGTGGATCACCGCGTCCCAGAGTTTCTTGGTCTTCAGGTCGTGGTCGGGGGCGTCGAGGGGTTGGCCGTTGGCGATGCAGGTGTGCCCGCCGGGGGTGCCGTGTTCCTGGACGTGATCAATCTGCGCCATCGACGCCGGCTTCAAACAGCCGGGCATTCTGCAGAAAACGTCCGCGGCGATGATGTGCGCCCGCATCCCAGCATCGAATGGGTAGGCCTTGATCGACCTCTCCACGAGGACCCCGGTGGATGGGTCGGTCAGCAGCCGGTGCATCGTCGACCCCGGTGTCAGCGCGAGGGTGCGGACCTCGTCCGGGGACAGGAAGACACTGTGTTTGCCGATGACCTCGCCGACGCCGACCTCACCATCCGGTTCACCTGGTGTTGGTGGCGGCTGGGTTCCTGATGCTGCCTGCTCGGGTGCTGCCTGCTGGGGTGGGCAGTCTGGTCCTGCTGATCCGGGGTCGGGACAGTCTTGTCCTGTCCGACCGTCGTCGGGTGCGCGATCGGTGAATGATTCGTCGGCTTCTGCTCCGCAGGTGCACTCACAGGTGCACGAACTGCTGGCGCGGGTGCCTGGTTGCCCAGCGGTCGGGTGACCAGCAGCAGTGCTCGGGGCGGCGAAGGCTGCGGGGATCGGGTTCCCCTCGGCATCGATACCCGTGCCGGGGCCAAACCCTGTGGGGGTCAGGCCGCCTGGGGTGGTGCCGATCAGGGCGTTGAGCGGGACGATGACGTTGAGTTGCGCGGCTGGGAGGCCGTGGAGGATTTTGGTGAGTTGTTCGGACTGCTCGACCGTGACGAGGGCTGGGTCGTCGGGTAGCCCGGTCAGGTCGGCGGTGCCGTGCAGCAGCAGGGCGATGCCGGCCGCGGCACGGAGTTGGCACAGGGTGCGTGGGTCGCCGGCCTTGCGGGCGGCACGGGCTGCTTTGTCGATGCGGTCGGCGATCGCGGCGCCCTGGGTGGCGGTGCACCCGATCATGACTTGGGCGGTGCCGTTGTCCTCGACCAACACCCTCGTGTCGTTGGCGGCGAGGTTGTCCTCACGAGTTTTCTTGGTCGACTGCGGGTCGCGACCTTTGATCTTGTGCACTTCACGGTCCAGCGCACGGTAGAACTCGCGGTGACGCCACGGCCCGCCGAGGAACTCACCGGCAGAGTCGAGCCGCTCAGACACGGAAGCTTTCGGGTCGTTGCCGAACAGGCCGTTGGCCACAGCAGCAGAGTCCTCGGTGGTGAAGGTGGAGCAGGCCCGGAAGTAGCGGCGCACCAGCCGCCAGGTCGACTCACCCGACTTCAGAGAGTGGGCCAGCGGTGCCGTCACCGCGACGGGAAGGTTGGCGACCGCGACCAGGTCAGAGATCTCCCCAGGACACCACCCCATGAGGGCTTCCACTTCCTTGCGGGTCGCCCGCTTGGCCTGGGCCCGCCATTTCTCCCATTGTGTGGCGGTGAGGTCGTCCGGGGTGGTGTCACCCTTGTCCAGGAGCAGCATCTGGCCCTGCACGGCGGTCAGCTCCCTGGTCGCGGAGAGCAGGACCGCGTCCAACCGGCCAGCGGTCGCGTTCAACGACTCGATGCTGCCCAACAGTGCCTGGCCCCGGGCGATGACGGATGGCTGCTCATCCACGCTGGACACCGTCGCGCAGGCCTGGGCGAGGTCGGCGAGGGACTCGACCATCGGCGCGTCCAGACCCAACTCGGCTAAGACGGACTGCAGACGTGCTGCTGTGTCACCGGCTCCGTCGGTGTTGACCTCGGTTGCCTCAGTGGCTGCGTGCGCCTCGTTGGCGGATGTCTCGTCTGCGGATGTCTCGTCGGGGTGCCCCTGGGCCCCGCCGGCGACAGTGTCTGCGTCGCGCTCGTCGATCGGCAGCTGGTCGGTCGCTGCGCCGTCCTTGGGCTTGGGCGGGGGTGCCAGCAGATCAGCGAAGGACGTCACCCACAACTCGGCAGGCGCCCCGGAATCGTCCGTGAACTCAGTGGCAACCCGGGAAGCGTCCGTGGACTCAGCGGCTGCAGCGGCGTCCTTGCGGCCAGCAGGACGCGACGAACGGGCCCGCACCACAGGAGGACGGCGCAGGCTCTCCCGGATCCGTCCCTGCAGAACCTTGGTGTCCATCACGCCCCCTTCCGCTCCATCGCGAACCTTGAACAACTATCCATAGACTAGCACACATGTACGTCTCCTCACCTTTGTGTGGGTAGCGGGAGGCTGATTCCGCCGAGGCAGAGGTGGATCATGGCGATGAGGGAGTCGGGGTTGGCGTGGCCGTAGCCGCGGCGTTGGATCACGCGGATCTTGGCGTTGATCCCTTCGGCTCTGGAGTTGGACAGGCCTAGCTCGACGGCGTTGACGATTTCTTGGAAGTGGCGCTCGAGTCGTCGGGCGAGGTGCTTGAACGCGGGGAGTTTGGAGCGTCGTACGGAGGTCAGCCAGGAGCGCAGGTGTGCGGCCGGCGTGTTCCGGTTCGACAGTGCGGTAGAGATCGCGCAGCTTCTCCTTCAGCTCCCAGGCGCGGAACACTCGGTAGCGTTCTCGGCGTAGGCGATTGACTGTTGCCCGTCGGTCATCATCAAGGCGTTCGGCACCCATCCGTAGCGAGGTCCGCAGCTTTTGCCACTGGCCGCGGTTGGTGCTGTCCTGCCCTGTTGGGGTCGGGGCGGGGTTAGCTGCGTAGGTCGAGTCCATGGCCTCGTTGACCCAGGTGATGACGTGGAAGGGGTCCAGGCAGATCTTGGCCTGGGGTATTTGCTCTTTGGCGACGGGCAGGTAGATCGAGGAGGCATCTGAGCTGATTGCCTCGATCGCGCTGGTGCGCTCGGGGCCCAGGGTGGTGAAGAATTCCTCGAAGGCTTCTTTGGTGCGGTCCTTACGCACCCAGACCACCCGGCCGGTGTCGTGGTCAGCGACCACGGTCAGGTACCAGTGGCCACGCTTGTAGGAGATCTCGTCCACGCAGATCCGGTACAGGCCATCGAGGCGGGAGTCGTCCAGGTGCTCAGCGACCACCCGCACGACGGCCCGGTCGACCGACTCCCAGGAGCACCGCAACAGCTTGGAGACGCTGGTCTTATCCATCCGCTGGGCCAGCCAGCCGATGAGGTTTTCCAGGTCCTGGGTGAACCGGGCGCCAGGGCGGGCCCAGGGCACCGCCTCGGTGCGCACCTTCGCGCAGGCCGGGCAGGCGACCCGGGCGAGGCTGGCTTCCAACCACACCTTCGTGGCACCGAAATCCACGTGCCGCCAACGTCGGGTAGAGACGTCATAGCGCCCCCGGACTTTCCGCCCGCACGGACAGCGGTGCAGCCGTGCGGACCGTCGCACGCCCAGGACCAGACCGTCGTCGGTGAAGGCCACTGACACCACCCGGGTGCCATCCAGGGCCAGGACACGATTGAATGCTGTGGTGACGCGCACGCGTGTTGCTCCCATCGTTCGAGGACTTCAGCACTCCCGAACCTACGGACAACACGACGTGCGCGTCACACGTGAGCCCTCCGCTCCCACGTCCCTACACGGCGCCCACCCGGCCCCAATCCAGCGGCAAAACACCCACACAAAGGTGAGGAGACGTACACATGTTCGATAAATGCCAGGAGGATGTGTCCCTTGTGGAAAACACTCTCGCCGCAGCGCCTCCACCCAAAGCAGGACCGCTCTGTCGAATGGGGCCGTGGACGGCGCCTTCACAACCCATGCTTGCAGTCGCCACCGACAGAGGTGCGTTCCACATCACCGGGAGGCGTAGGGCTGCCAACTTCCGGCACGTGGATGGTCTGCTGCTTGAGTGGCCTCCTCGGTCTCGCGCCCGAGCTTGCTTCGTTTGACAGTCCGGTCATGCGCGGCCGGGTCTCGCGCGGCGGTCAGGTCAGGAAGACATTCACGATCGCGACGATCGAGAAGATGAGCGCCGCAAGGCCTGCGGCTACGGCGAAGAACTTGAGCGCGAGCTCGAGGGTGTGCTGAGCGTCCCACGGCAGAGGGGAGCCGCCGCGGGAGTCCATCTTCAGGCTGGTGGTCCGTCCGCTGCCTATGTCCTGCACGAGGGTCTGAGCCGGAGATGCCTGGCCGCCCTCGACCACAGCTCCGCTCTCGACGTCGATGAGCAGCCAACTCACGCTGGCCGAAGCGACATGAGTCAGCCGCCCCGAGTCCCCAACGATTGAGCGACGACTGATGACGTCGGCGGTGAGGCCCTCGTCCTGCAGCACGAGCACATGCGTAAACCGGTCGGTCCCCGCGTGTAGGCGCTCCCGCCTGACGGCCGCCAGCAGTGGCGGCGTCTCGCCGCCGTCACCCGGCTGCATCCAGGCCCTGACATCGCGATCGATGGCGCCCAGGCTCTCGACGACATGAGCCACGAGACGCTCATGCAGCAGGGCCTGCCGAGCCAACTCGCGCAGTCCTGGATCGAGAGTTGGCCCAGGGGGCGGTGCCTCCTGCTGCGCTGCCTCGTGGCGGGCTGCCCCGTGCCGCGCTGCCTCCTGCTGCGCTCCCTCATGGCGGGCTGCACCGTGCCGCGCTGCCTCCTGACGCGCTGCCAGGTCCTTCTGTGCCGTCCGGTCCTGCACCGTTGCCCCGGCCACCTCGAACTCGTCGAGTCCGGCCAGCGAGCGAGCAAAGGACACGATCCCGGCCAGGCCAGCCACTCCGGACGCGAGGTCGTTGCGTTGCTGCAGCAGGTCGTTCACGGCAGTCATCAGAGGTGAGGCGGAGGGGTTCAGTGTTGTCAGCCCGTCGGCGACGATGGTCGCCTGCATCCCCAGGTTGGTGGCCAGTGCACCCGCTCCACGCATCACGAGTTCATGAGTGCCAACGGAGACCGCGCGATGGCTCAGGGCGAGATCTGAGCTGGCCAACTCAAGCAGTTGCAGGCTCAGCGTGAGCGGACTGACGCTCATCGGCGACGTCGCGGAACCCGCCCCATTCGTCGCCGCCCCGACTCCCTGCTCGACCCCGACAGTCTGGCCGAACCCGGCACCCTGCCCGAACCCGGCACCAGCAAGAATCTTCACGCCGCCAGCAACAGCAGCAGCGGCATCGGCGATGCCCGCCTGGGCCAGCCACTGCCCCGTGGCAGTGGGCTCCCCGGGCGCGGACGGCTGCGTCGTCCCTGGTGGGGCACCCCGGACCCAGCAATCGAGCGTGGTCTCCAGGTCCTTGCTTGCGGCAGCGGTCTGTGCGGTGAGTCGCTGCAGGGCCGTGACGTGCGCTCTGGTCTGGGCGGCCAGGTGCTGGGCACGCCAGTCACTGCTGGCCAAGAAGGGATCATCGGTGACCAGGACCCGGATCCGGGGCGAGGACGAGGTGTCTTCGCGGCCAGGAACCCTGTTGGTCGCGGCCGCGGCGGTGGCGGTTGTGGTTGTGGTTGTGGTTGCGGTGGTGGTGGGCGCGTCGGTCGCGTTCGCGTTGGTGGTGGTCGCGTCGGTCGCCTTCGCCTTCGTGGTGGTCGCGTCGGCCGCGTTCGCGGTCGTCTCGTCCTGTAGCGAGTTGCGCCGTCTCGCCTCGTCAATCGACAACTGTGCCTGCCGGTCGAGGGCCGCCATGCAGGCCCGCTCCAGGGCGGTGCGGTGCACCCCGCTGATCTCGGCCACGGCCGCGCGATCTAGGTGGTCTCGTGCCGACTTGACCAGGGCCTCCGTCACCGCCTCCGACATCGCCGCCCGCTCTGCCTTCGGCACCACCCCGAGTGCCCGGGCCACCGCGTCCCCGATGGCCTCGACAGCGACACCGAGCTGATCGTGAGCCACCCACGAGGCGACAGTGCCGGCGCCAACCGCTGGTGGGGAGGCGGCCTCGCCAGCAGCGACCTTCGGAGTCGAGGAGCCGGTTGCTGCTCGGGCCTGCTCGATCTCCTGACGGACCTGCTCGATCTCCTGACGGACGGTCAGGAGCGCCACCTCGTGACGGAGTCGTGCGGTCTCGAGTGCCGGATCAGGCTCGTCAAGGACCGGGCTCGAGCGGGCGCTCACGGTGCTGCTGGCAGACCCGGGAGGGTCTTTCGGGGTCGTCAACATCGGCTGTCCTCCAGCGGGGTCACGGTCTCGCGGTGGAGCGGCTCATAATCCTCTGATCCAGGGGGTTTGCACAAGACCCTCGTGAGGAATGGGCCCGACCTGGACCACCTGTCGCACAACGGATTTCCCTCCGTATGCCGAGGCTCGCCGAGCGCTCGGCGAGCCTG contains the following coding sequences:
- a CDS encoding ISL3 family transposase translates to MRVTTAFNRVLALDGTRVVSVAFTDDGLVLGVRRSARLHRCPCGRKVRGRYDVSTRRWRHVDFGATKVWLEASLARVACPACAKVRTEAVPWARPGARFTQDLENLIGWLAQRMDKTSVSKLLRCSWESVDRAVVRVVAEHLDDSRLDGLYRICVDEISYKRGHWYLTVVADHDTGRVVWVRKDRTKEAFEEFFTTLGPERTSAIEAISSDASSIYLPVAKEQIPQAKICLDPFHVITWVNEAMDSTYAANPAPTPTGQDSTNRGQWQKLRTSLRMGAERLDDDRRATVNRLRRERYRVFRAWELKEKLRDLYRTVEPEHAGRTPALLADLRTTLQTPRVQAPRPTTRAPLPRNRQRRRARPVQLQSRRDQRQDPRDPTPRLRPRQPRLPHRHDPPLPRRNQPPATHTKVRRRTCVLVYG
- a CDS encoding NADP-dependent oxidoreductase; this translates as MSQQMMRKVTQDTFGGPEVMRLVEAERPTPGPAEVLVRVQASGVNPTDWKHRAGGRFLGDPPFTLGWDVSGIVEEVGIGVAILQPGDEVVGMLPYPGAGGGYSEYVVASPRTFVRRPASMAAAAGAALPLVGLTAWQALVDVAGVQSGDRVLVHAAAGGVGHVAVQIAAHHGAHVIGTASRAKHDIVRGFGAAEVIDYRTTDFSADLSDIDVVLDTIGDDYGPRSISTMRNGGRYVSITPANVHPDLATTAEQAGVSTALMLVERDHASLTEIVRLAEEGALRVELAATFPIESVAEAHALGEQGGTTGKIVLTWQGHEVSSRRR
- a CDS encoding HNH endonuclease signature motif containing protein, with product MDTKVLQGRIRESLRRPPVVRARSSRPAGRKDAAAAAESTDASRVATEFTDDSGAPAELWVTSFADLLAPPPKPKDGAATDQLPIDERDADTVAGGAQGHPDETSADETSANEAHAATEATEVNTDGAGDTAARLQSVLAELGLDAPMVESLADLAQACATVSSVDEQPSVIARGQALLGSIESLNATAGRLDAVLLSATRELTAVQGQMLLLDKGDTTPDDLTATQWEKWRAQAKRATRKEVEALMGWCPGEISDLVAVANLPVAVTAPLAHSLKSGESTWRLVRRYFRACSTFTTEDSAAVANGLFGNDPKASVSERLDSAGEFLGGPWRHREFYRALDREVHKIKGRDPQSTKKTREDNLAANDTRVLVEDNGTAQVMIGCTATQGAAIADRIDKAARAARKAGDPRTLCQLRAAAGIALLLHGTADLTGLPDDPALVTVEQSEQLTKILHGLPAAQLNVIVPLNALIGTTPGGLTPTGFGPGTGIDAEGNPIPAAFAAPSTAAGHPTAGQPGTRASSSCTCECTCGAEADESFTDRAPDDGRTGQDCPDPGSAGPDCPPQQAAPEQAASGTQPPPTPGEPDGEVGVGEVIGKHSVFLSPDEVRTLALTPGSTMHRLLTDPSTGVLVERSIKAYPFDAGMRAHIIAADVFCRMPGCLKPASMAQIDHVQEHGTPGGHTCIANGQPLDAPDHDLKTKKLWDAVIHANRDVTWTTLLGRIYTTKAHDHNQYTKLLTAATDQVDEAITAGADPAAAVDAAVYQALSYRPAGAKLEAEDDDDFSELFTGWHSLTLTHTPENGRRTYHPNPDTMRAEAQRHHDTDDRVPDSEKDDQGERGTEPCGREPEAGDDGPTTPWPRDPDAPPPF